GTTGTTCCGAATAGTGGCATCTGAGCACTCGGCTTCTGAGGAGTCACAGTCTGAATCTCCAAACTGAAGAGGATTCTGGGAGGGGtagaaaaaaagcaacacatgataattttttaaaaacattacccTGTCTGTATCTGTACCCAAACATGGAGACGACATGCAAATCAGTGTAAAATATTACACACCAACAATCTGTCTGACAATGAAAACAGAGCATTATCATCTTTGTTTGGCTATGACAATActgacattgaaagggtgaaggaaaattaatttctggggatcataatacatgaaaatatgagctggaaacctcgtattacaaatatacaacataaagtggccagaaatatttcaatattgtacaaagtaaaaatttgttctcaatcagaaatcactccacactctttattgctctctggttctaccatatcttacttattgtgtggaaatatgggctaataactgtAAAAGAAATCTtcacactgcaaaaaaaggccagtaaggataattcataatgccgcctacagagaacatactaactccttatttctaaaatcacaaatacttcaacttgctgatatagttcatcttcaaacagctaaaataatgcataaggctaaaaataaccaattagctaaaaatgtcatccaatacttctctacaagagaggagaaatatgatctcagggaagaagtacatttgaaacacttctatgctaggactactacgttaaaaagccatagcatttcagtatgtggaatcaaactatggaatggattgagtaagaccctcaaacaatacacaacgatgagccaattcaagaaacaatacaagcagttgatgtttgctaaatacaaggatgaagagtcttgaaccagtcatgatgtgctatacatatcactatattgacacttactatggtacccattatgtcattggatgctcatatcaccccgtactttggtacgaggtgcattattaaaaaaaaaaaaaaaaaaccttaaactgtattatggaaagcaggaagtgaacaaatgtaacagttactgattgtacaaaaaaaaataataataatattttaatactttaatactttaatattttaatattttaatattttaatattttaatattttaatattttaatattttaatattttaatgttttaattaaaaaaataaaattacataaaatgtaaaaaaaaaataaaaattatattaggaaagcaggaagtgaacaaatgtaacagttactgattgtacaaaaataaaaataaaaaataatattttaatattttaatattttaatattttaatattttaatattttaatattttaatattttaatattttaatattttaatattttaatgtttttaattttaataaaaaaaataaaattacataaaatgtaaaaaaatatatacattatattaggaaagcaggaagtgaacaaatgtaacagtgactgattgtaaaagtaccagatggaggggtaggatttaataagctttgcttcttcctactccttttggacatgtggaactgtgaactgattgtgtgatgcattcaattgtaatggtaattacCATTACCGTATAATTTTGCAGTTTataggaaagaagaaaaacaaacaagtacTAACCTCATAGCTGTGTTCATCCGAGCACAGTTTACCCAAGGAGATCTGCGTCTTCACCCTGCGGACGGCGCATTCCTTGTCAGACAAGCCGTCCGACTGGGTGGAGATGTCGATGGGGATGTCCGGCGTGTGCGACAGCAGCTCATCCAGGTGTTCCTCCTGGCTGGCGCTCAGCCTCTCCAGTGGGCCGCTGTGGGAATGGTCGCTGGTGTTTCCCTCCTCTCCGTCGGACACGGACAGATTCTCCGAGCTGAATGTGGAGTAGGACTGGAAGCTGCTCATACAGCGATGGGGTCTATGAGGAGCCGCATGAAGAAGATGTTTACAGACAATCGTTAAGTTAAGACACAAACATTATGATGCAATAATAGTAATGACTTCACCTCTGTCTCCTTGGAAACTCCACTTCGCTATCCAcctctccttcctcctcttcaGATGACTCATCTCCACcctaaaagataaataaatacaacttatCCAACATCTCCAACCCTTTTCTTCACATAAACAGACATCAGGCCGATGCTGACCTTCCTCAGAGGTCTGAGTGTGCGTGGAAGTGCGGTGGGAAGGGTGTGCGTATTCTGGAAGGCTTCCTGTTTCTGAGCCTCGGCTTTGTTGGAGACGTCTTCATCAGAACCTGGATCTTTGCCGGGAGCCCCCAAACACGACTGTGTACCTTCTTGAGGATGGAGCAGCTCTGGTTGACTGGATACGGGCGGGGTCTCCTGACAGTGAAGGCATCCCGGGAAGGGGTGAGCCTGGCAGCAGGGACACACGGACCCGGCACCAGTACCTAATACGGGATTGGAGCTAATGGACGAGGTGCGTTGACGTGTGTCTGCATCCACGGCCGTGGAGATGAGGTCGGGGCTGGAACCGGAAACACGGCGCTGCAGGTGATCGGTCTGGGGGCTGCGGAGAGCAGCAGCGGGGCCAAAGTACCGTAAGTTATTGGCACAGTTCACAACGGCTTCTTCGCGGCCCTTCAACGGGAGCTGGGGTGCCGCCGCGGGTGGCAGCGgaagatgatggtggtgatgaagCGGCTCCTGGAGTGACTGAGCATCTTCTGGCACCGCTGCAGCAGGTTTCAGGACCCCGAGGAACTCGCTATGGCTTCCTTTGCTGTTGGCGCGGCGATGGCGGGGCTTGCTTCGGTAGCGGGACTTGCCGGGAGGCGTGGAAACTTTTGGGCTGGCGGAAAGTGGTGACGGGGACGGGAGGGCGTCCACACTCGGGATCCCATCGGAACGAAGCAAGTCAGGCCTGGAGGAGGTCCATGAAGACATAATGCAGCATATGAATGAGtgtcaataatcaataatgcaTCTTGCTTAttttcaaatcaactttatttgtagagcacttttcctgcaaagacatgcaacacaaagtgctttacagaattaaaacgaTTACCATAATTAAacggaaaaaacaaagaaacaaaagaaagcccctccttcccatcCTCCATACTACGGgtcacccgggccccccgactccgacagacgggcggacccccacattaaaagggaggaacccccagccggccgggtcgaagggagccaaggatggcaccccctcagcagacccgacacagcccccagtgtggaggacccccccctgaggaaacactggagttagaagctgaaaactaagagcataaaataggactaaaaagataaaaacataacactggagttaaaagctgaagaccaagagcaaaaaaaaatatatataggactaaaaagataaaaacaaaacactggagttaaaagctgaagaccaagagcaaaaaacaaaacaaaaaaaaggactaaaaatataaaaacaaaacactagagttaaaaggtgaagactaagagcataaaataggactaaaaagataaaaacaacacactggagttaaaagctgaagactaaaagcataaaataggactaacaagataaaaacaaaacactggagttaaaagctgaagactaagagcataaaataggactaacaggataaaaacaaaacactggagttaaaagctgaagactaagagcataaaatatgactaaaaagataaatacataacactggagttaaaagctgaagaccaagagcaaaaaaaaaaaatatatgactaaaaagataaaaacaaaacactggagttaaaagctgaagactaagagcataaaataggactaaaaagataaaaacaaaacactggagttaaaagctgaagactaagagcataaaataggactaaaaagataaaaacataacactggagttaaaagctgaagactaagagcataaaataggactaaaaagataaaaacacaacactggagttaaaagctgaagaccaagagcaaaaataaaaataaaaaataggactaaaaagataaaaacaaaacactggagttaaaagctgaagactaagagcataaaataggactaacaagataaaaacaaaacacgagttaaaagctgaagactaagagcataaaataggactaaaaagataaaaacaaaacactggagttaaaagctgaagactaagagcataaaataagactaaaaagataaaaacagaagaaaagtttaaaaatatgagttaaaagcctgattaaaaaggtgtgtctttaatctttttttttttttaaatatcaacagtctccgcagtcctgaggccctccggcaggctgttccacaggtgggggggccatagtggctaaatgctgcctcaccgtgggttttagttctgggttttggtctAGTTAAAAGGCCAgcgccggaggaccgcagggtccgccgCGGgcgttgatatggtaaaagcagatcagataaatacgaaggggcaaagccgttaaAAGAGAACCTTAAAATTGTACCAGTAACGCTGGTGAGAGTCGTACCTTTTGGCAGGCGGCAACCCGGGTTTGTGAGAAATATTTCCTTTCTTTTTGATCAGCTTTTCCACAGCATTTGACCGAACGATGGGCCTGACCAGGTGCCGCTTGTAGGTCCCGGGGTATTTCTTCTCCACTGCTTGCTCTCTCCTGTTGGAATTAGTGTAGTATTTTTAGACCTTGTATATAACACCAGTTCATGTTTGactaacaaacacaaaaaacggTTAAGGAATTGGCCGCAAATAAAAGGAGATGATCACAGTAAATTTGCACGAGTGGATGTCATGGAGAGAAATAAACACAGGCCTGGGAAGTTCAGCCTATAATATAAACTTAGGTCTGAACCCAGACTGACGAGTGACTCTCAAGCTGGATTTTTATCTGCATTAAACAAACTAGTACTTCAAAACAAGTACTtcaaaacaaaaccaacaaCACAGTCGGCTAAATAAGGTAACCAAAACCTATTATACTGCtaaatgtgtgtttgtatatgtactgtatgcatgCATACTGTATTATGCCTAACAGctagtattaataatactacattttatttgtatagcgcttttcaaaatactcaaagtcactttacagaagaatggagttgaataaaagcaagtaaacagagtaaaagattaattaaaaataatttaaaagattaattaagattattacattaaaatacaacattaattcgttaatacacagttaaaacatgagtaaaagcggggggggggcagtcaggtataaaagttagacattaaaaacagatttaaagaggtggatttttagttgtttttttttttaaactgggaaggtcaaagaattccagagggtggggggtaGCGATGGAGAAGTCACCCCAGgatcggagcttggtcttacaggggtaaatgccaggaggttggagtctgaggagcgaaggggacgtgggggattgtgtggatggaggaggtctgtgagattaTGGGGGGGTCATCAGAtggtggagggctttgtaggttatgagaagaactttggagtgaatgcgttggggaacggttttggaggacaggggtaatgtgtggaggtgaggaggcgggcagcggagttgtgaatatattgtagtttattgagggttttggatgtagtaccgtagagaatactgttgcagtagtagtagtagtagtagtagtagtagtagtagtccattctggttgtgatgaatgcatggatcagggattcagcggcagagaaatAAGTGatgctatgttcttaagatggaaaaatgcagtccgggttaattGTTtcatgtggggttcaaatgaaagggtgggggtccaggaggataccaaggttgcagatgagcggggatggagtgaggatagcatttggaccaaaaaaaaaaaaaaaaaagagcttctTCACTTACTTCATGAGTTCTTTCTCTCGCACCTCCAGCTGCAGCATGATGGCACTGAGCTCCATGTAAAGGTTGTTGGCTCTCTCCAGTTTCCTCTCATAATGTTCCCGGATGTCCAGTGCATGCCTGATAAGGTTGGaaacgtccaaaaaaaaaaaaaaaaaaaggctcaacCAAATCCTCAATCTGCACTGGCACGTCAACATGAAACATCATTATGTAACAATTTCCCCAAACTGCTACTATATACTATCAGTGGCACACAAATAAACATCCATTATTCAGGTATTATAGAGGAGGATTTAGCactctttttactttttatttggcttttggcAACACTCATCAGAACTATCGACCAAATGtaagtaggattgcaaggtttatagcgtgTCTATAGTGTGGCTTATAGGCAAGTGTggtctatatactatatataaatatactatacACATATGTATGCTACCTAACCCTTAAATGaatgagtgactggaccctacactcttccataagtgtgtaaaaaatgacatttttatgccaattttgccattttggttaggaataatcacctgtatgatatttagtattatatttaggaccacacaagaatgatttcatgttagaaatatattaatttttcactttttccatctttgaaaaagaaaatgaccccttacaacaatagaaaatatgagtatccattgtgtgttgcataaaagataagttaaaaatgtgaacggcatgatatcaaaaatatgttttttgaggaatacctagaatatgaaatgatacatttttttcattacaaagatatttcaagaaaacaacctgaccgggtcatttttgacccacttatggaaacttggggtagtaacacaaaaacaaaaatttcttaaaatgtataaaaggtaagttaaaaatgtgaacggcataatatcaaaaatatgatttttgaggaatacctggaatatgaaatgataaaattttttcattacaaaaatatttcaagaaaacaacctgaccgggtcatttttgacccacttatggaaggttggggtagtaacacaaaaactaaaatttcttgaaatgtataaaagataagttaaaaatgtgaacgacatgatatcaaaaatatgttttttgaggaatacctggaatatgaaattataacaattttttcattacaaaaatatttcaagaaaacaacctgaccgggtcatttttgacccacttatggaaggttggggtagtaacacaaaaacaaaaatttcttaaaatgtataaaaggtaagttaaaaatgtgaacggcatgatatcaaaaatatgttttttaaggaatacccggaatatgaaatgatacaattttttcattacaaagatatttcaagaaaacaacctgaccgggtcatttttgacccacttatggaaggttggggtagtaacacaaaaacaaaaatttcttaaaatgtctaaaagataagttaaaaatgtgaacggcatatcaaaaatatgttttttaaggaatacccggaatatgaaatgatacaattttttcattacaaaaatatttcaagaaaacaacctgaccgggtcatttttgacccacttatggaaggttggggtagtaacacaaaaactaaaatttcttaaaatgtataaaagataagttaaaaatgtgaatggcatgatatcaaaaatatgttttttgaggaatacctggaatatgaaatgataacaatttttcattacaaagatatttcaagaaaacaacctgaccgggtcatttttgacccacttatgcatctaagggttaaaaatgGCGGCACATtcaataaaggttttatgacaGCAGTACTGCAGTAGTTCTTTTTACCGGAGTTCATCCCGCCTCCGTCTGATCAGCTCTTCATCCAGCCTGTGAATGCACGTGCCTTCACTTTTGATCTTCTCAAAATGTTTCTTCACTTCCTCCCTCCATTCAGCCTGGAACATGAATGAACAAAGTTACAACCCACGCTGCCAAAAGAAGtaacacaaccccccccccccccagcgttCTTTAGATGTGTTGCAGACCTGAGACTTGAAGTACGTCTCCTGAGGAGCTCCCAGAACGTCAGCCGAGGCAATGTCGAGGTGCAGGAGGATCTGGCGGAAAGATGGTCTATTCCGGGGTTTGCCTTGCCTGATGATAATGAGTGAGAAGATTATGATCATGTGACGGTGATTCTCAACTGGCGGATCGTGACTCAAAAGTGGGTTGCAGATAGgcgtgtgtattggcaagaatctggtgatacacgaggggtgctggagcctatcccagctgtcttcgggcgagaggcagggttacaccctggactggtggccagccaatcacagggcacatatagacaaacaaccattcacactcacattcatacctatggacaatttggagtcgctaattaacctagcatgtttttggaatgtgggaggaaaccggagtacccggaaaaaacccacgcatgcacggggagaacatgcaaactccacacagagatggccgagggtggaatcgaactcgggtctcctagctgtgaggtttgcgcgctaaccactcgtcggccgtgcagcccgaaatgaaaaatgtgtttaaaaaaaaaaaataaaaaaaatcttattcatcagttaatcaaaaaattaattgttttaTAACTGATTAATTGGTTATTAGTTGCAGCCTTGTTATGTCCAGTTTTGTTTGCTATGTATTGATGATTTTCTTAATTATTCCCttttaacaataattaaaaacattaattttaataGAAAAATTCACACAAATTGTGACCAAGTCATCcataaaataccaaaaaaaaagaatcttcTTTATATTGGCGTTATTATTTTCAATGTCAAGGTTCTAATAcagggccgcatggtggacgagtggttagcatgttagccactcagtcaggagatcgtgaagacctgggttggaatcatCTCTGTGTTCTCGCTGTACGgatgtacagggagaacatgcaaactccacacagagatgtgcactaaccactttcttaaaatgtataaaagataagttaaaaatatgaacggcatgatatcaaaaatatgatttttgaggaatacctggaatatgaaattaaaacaatttttcatgacaaagatatttcaagaaaacaacctgaccgggtcatttttgacccacttatggaaggttggggtagtaacacaaaaacaaaaaattcttaaaatgtataaaagataagttaaaaatgtgaatgacatgatatcaaaaacatgttttttgaggaatacctggaatatgaaatgataaatttttttcattacgaagatatttcaagaaaacaacctgaccgggttatttttgacccacttatggaaggttggggtagtaacacaaaaacaaaaaattcttaaaatgtttaaaagataagttaaaaatgtgaacggcatgatatcaaaaacatgttttttgatgaatacctggaatatgaaatgataaaatttttttcattacgaagatatttcaagaaaacaacctgaccgggtcatttttgacccacttatggaaggttggggtagtaacacaaaaacaaaaaattcttaaaatgtataaaagataagttaaaaatatgaacggaatgatatcaaaaatgtgatttttgaggaatacctggaatatgaaatgataattttttttcattacgaagatatttcaagaaaacaacctgaccgggtcatttttgacccacttatggaaggttggggtagcaacacaaaaactaaaatctcttaaaatgtatcaaaggtaagttaaaaatgtgaacggcatgatatcaaaaatatgttttttgaggaatacctggaatatgaaatgattaaaatttttcattacaaagatatttcaggAAAACAacttgaccgggtcatttttgacccacttatggaaggttggggtagtaacatatatatatatatatatatatatacacatatatacacaagtCTCACCCACCATGTTTGTTTCATGAGGATTTTAAAGCCATCCGGGCAGGTGGACGGGACAGGGAGGTGAAGACTGTTGCTTCCGACACCCCAGATGATAGCAGAGGAGTCTACATCTTTGTACGGGATCTCTCCAGTCAGCAGTTCCCACAACACAACTCCAAACGACCTGCAACAAACACCGGAAGATCGTAAGGATTTCAATTGAAAATGATACCTTCTTCATCATGCAGCACAACTCACCAGATGTCCACTTTCTCAGACACGGGTTCATTCCTGATCACTTCTGGTGCCATCCAAGCCACCGTACCAGCAAAGGACATCTTTGTACTTTTGTCGCTGAGCTCTTTGGATGTTCCAAAGTCGGAGATTTTCACAGAGTCGTTGTGGGTCACCAAAACACTATTAAAAAGACATGGAAAAAGGTTGTGGTTTGacagtaataaaataagaaagGTTCACAAATTaggcacggtagtcgagtggttagcgtgcagatctcagagctaggagaccagggttcaattccaccctcggccatctctgtgttttttgttgttggtcaAAATGTGTGATGCTGCGTGtcaatcttgttttttttcttcttagattgtaccttttttaaaaaaatattttgactttattcttgtaaaatgattgcAGATTATAtcaattttagcattttaaaaaatattgttttggttaaaaaaattacaaaattacaaattttttatataattgtatttttcagGGCTAGcgtcctagtggttagcgtgcaggccacacatgtaggagactagggttcgattccccgctcgggcatctctgtgttgagtttgcatgttctccccgtgcatgcgtgggttttctccgggtactccggtttcctcattcattcattcattttctaccgccttttcctcacaagggtcgcaggggtgctggagcctatcccagctgtctttgtgcgagaggcggagtacaccctggactggtggccagccaatcacagggcacatatagacaaatatagACGAATATACtctattgggctgcacggcggatgagtggttagcgtgcagacctcacagctaggagaccagggttcaattccaccctcggccgtctctgtgtggagtttgcatgttctccccgtgcatgcgttggtttttttccgggtactccggtttcctcccacattccaaaaacatgctaggttaattagcgactccaaattgtccataggtatgaatgtgagtgtgaatggttgtttgtctatatgtgccctgtgattggctgcgaccctcgtgaggaaaagcggtagaaaatgaatgaatgagtttccaaagtgctgcacagactagtaaaataaaaagtaaaaataaaataaaataaataaaggtacaaattgaatttaatccaaaactaaaagatcaaataagaaataaaatagtaaaaatatatattaaaatattaaaaacaagaagcaaagcaataaaagtataaaaatataataataataataataaattaaaaaataaataataataattaattaatttgttgtttgtctatatgtggcctgctAGGGTTAGTATACAAAGTGTATACAAAAGTTCaattccgtttgagcaaataaaccgaatgcatttagaatatttgggtccatgtaaacgtggctaatgtaagCACTCAGAGGAAAACCCACTTGGGAGACTTGAGATCCCTGTGGATGATCTTATGAAGGTGCAGGTAGTTCATGCCGCTGGCGATGCCGGAAGCCCAGTCCACCAGCAGCCTGGGGGTCACCTTGCGTCCTGCTCTCAACACCTCATAGAGCTGGCCTTGAGCGCAGTACTCCATAATAATGCAGTAACACGGCGCCTGAGTACACACACCCCTGGGTAGGataggacacaaaaaaaaaaacgtgtgagTCAAGAAGCAGTACATACAACACGACACACACTACGTGCTTGGAGACCTACTTAAAGCTGATGATGTTGGGATGCTTGAGTTTCCGTAGGTGTTTGATGTCCGTCTCCTTCTGTTCTCGCACCTTCTTGATGGCGACTTCTTCAGAGCGGAATTTGCCGAGGAAGACGGCTCCCTGAGCGCCGCTGCCGAGCCACTGCAACTCGGAGATTTCCTCAAACGGAACCTCCCACATATCTGGAAATGTTTAATTAACAACAcagatggaatttttttttaaataaagtggatttgaaaatgaaatgaacaatCTCATATGTGCTGATAAGTAAGAAGTTGTATAAAAGGCTTTTAGAGTTtgcttatttcatgtttacaaaacCCAATTGGGCCGTGTACCATctacaatatacagtaatactATACTAGttcatgtactccggtttcctcccacattccaaaaacatgctaggttaattagcgactccaaattgtccataggtatgaatgtgagtgtgaatggttgtttgtctatatgtgccctgtgattggctggccaccagtccagggtgtaccccgcctctcgccccgaagacagctgggataggctccagcacccccgcgatcctcgtgaggaaaagtggtagaaaatgaatgaatgaatgaatatattcaaatattaaaaacaagaagcaaagcaataaaagtataaaaataaaataataatataataataaattaaaaaataattagactaattaattaattaattatattattatatttggatattatattatattttaattatataattaatttattataatatataataattttttaaattaattattaaaaaaaaaaaaaagaactaaaagacacaggaccatacgactaactcagagttaaaagccagagaataaaagtgggttttaagacgagacttaaagctttcgatgttgggagcctttt
This is a stretch of genomic DNA from Doryrhamphus excisus isolate RoL2022-K1 chromosome 9, RoL_Dexc_1.0, whole genome shotgun sequence. It encodes these proteins:
- the si:ch211-45c16.2 gene encoding mitogen-activated protein kinase kinase kinase 13, with translation MFMHDTMGSSPEVLSWTSCPSMLVGKLKEELKLSVVGDSMKKSNTPNSQTQPPPPPGSILPPQIITDLAPPTHLPVPLKTLQLPNQDEDSVLGGVSPTNMALSVDSMRSEGGHFDNSVLQLQEQDNEEAVSPASCEHGGCGSGMEDHAGDGDCHLDHNGEGRQSHQHHPDDIKLHFHRAGPGSGGFLEGLFGCLRPVWNIIGKTYSTEYKLQQQDMWEVPFEEISELQWLGSGAQGAVFLGKFRSEEVAIKKVREQKETDIKHLRKLKHPNIISFKGVCTQAPCYCIIMEYCAQGQLYEVLRAGRKVTPRLLVDWASGIASGMNYLHLHKIIHRDLKSPNVLVTHNDSVKISDFGTSKELSDKSTKMSFAGTVAWMAPEVIRNEPVSEKVDIWSFGVVLWELLTGEIPYKDVDSSAIIWGVGSNSLHLPVPSTCPDGFKILMKQTWQGKPRNRPSFRQILLHLDIASADVLGAPQETYFKSQAEWREEVKKHFEKIKSEGTCIHRLDEELIRRRRDELRHALDIREHYERKLERANNLYMELSAIMLQLEVREKELMKREQAVEKKYPGTYKRHLVRPIVRSNAVEKLIKKKGNISHKPGLPPAKRPDLLRSDGIPSVDALPSPSPLSASPKVSTPPGKSRYRSKPRHRRANSKGSHSEFLGVLKPAAAVPEDAQSLQEPLHHHHHLPLPPAAAPQLPLKGREEAVVNCANNLRYFGPAAALRSPQTDHLQRRVSGSSPDLISTAVDADTRQRTSSISSNPVLGTGAGSVCPCCQAHPFPGCLHCQETPPVSSQPELLHPQEGTQSCLGAPGKDPGSDEDVSNKAEAQKQEAFQNTHTLPTALPRTLRPLRKGGDESSEEEEGEVDSEVEFPRRQRPHRCMSSFQSYSTFSSENLSVSDGEEGNTSDHSHSGPLERLSASQEEHLDELLSHTPDIPIDISTQSDGLSDKECAVRRVKTQISLGKLCSDEHSYENPLQFGDSDCDSSEAECSDATIRNNKGAPSSCETHTKLRPFHSSLISGLYKDRQKLDWTNYCIWECLNRAYL